From Alloacidobacterium dinghuense:
TTATCGTACGAGTGCGGATGCCTTTACTTCGAAGGTGGAATTGATCGACGCGAAAGGCGTGGCGACGGAGTTTGAAGCTTATTGGCACAGGGTTTCGTAATTGGGTCCCTGGGCGATGCAAACTCAGACCAGCGGGGAATCTTGGACCTCGGGCGTTAAGGGCCTTTGATTTCATTCAGTGAATTGCGTGCGCTCAGTCCACGTCTAACTCAAACGCGACTTTTGCATCATCCTTATGTGTGCTCCATGGCTTCATAGAGCGCCGCCGGAGAAGGAGAGGATGTGGACGGTGGGACCGCCGAAGATGGCAGCGGCGATGCCGGGCTGACCGGTGGAGTAGGTGTTGGCCGAGTCGATGTAGGTGAGCATGAGAGCGCCGTTGAAGTAGACGCGGTGGGTGTTGCCCTGCGATTCCAGGCGCAGACGGCGGGGAGCGACGCTCACGTCTACGTTGGCTGAAGCGAGCCAGCTGAAGCTCGGGTAGCCGACATCGTCGGTGCGGTAGAGAGTGACTTGACCGTTATAGGCGATGGCAAGGTAGCCGCTGCCGTTGGTTGCGCTCTGCATGCGGGTCATGACGGCGGGCCAGCTGGCGTTACCGGGATCCTGGTCGTAGGTGATCTCGGCGAACTGGTCGGCTGCGACGACGGGGGTGAGGAGGCGAGCGGCGCTGGTGGTGCTGGTGGTGTAGGCGCCGTTGTTTTTCTTGAGGGTGGACCAGGAGCCGGAGGCACCCCACATGCCGTTCTCGGATAAGGGATCCTCGACGCCGTTGAAGGTGCTGGTGGCGGTGCTGCCGTTGGCGCCGGTGCCGCTGGTGCTGTTGGCGACGGAGAAGGCGATGGAGTAGTCGTCGGGGTTGGCGTTGCCGGAGCTGTCCTGGCAGCGGACGGAGTAGCTGTAGCTGCCGCCATCCTGGAGGCCGGTGATTGGCGTTGCGTGCGCAGTTCCCCCGGTGGTGGTGAAGGTGCTGGTCATCGCTGAGAAGGCGACGCCGGCGGAGGTGGCATAGCGGCAGGTGGCGTTCTCGTCCGTGGTCAGGCTCAGGGTTACCTGCGTGGTTCCCGAGGGCAGAGAGCCGGTGGGTTGTCCTCCAGTGCGTACCGGTGGGGTGGTGTCGGTGGTTCCACCGCCACTGCGGTTTCCAGAGAGAGCGCCGCCGGAGAAGGAGAGGATGTGGACGGTGGGACCGCCGAAGATGGCAGCAGCGATGCCGGGCTGACCGGTGGAGTAGGTGTTGGCCGAGTCGGTGTAGGTGAGCATGAGTGCGCCGTTGAAGTAGACGCGGTGGGTGTTGCCCTGCGATTCCAGGCGCAGGCGGCGTGGGGCTACGCTAATGTCGGTGTTGGCTGAAGCGACCCCGTTGAAGCTCGGGTAGCCGACATCGTCGGTGCGGTAGAGAGTGACTTGACCGTTATAGGCGATGGCGAGATAGCCGCTGCCGTTGGTTGGGCCCTGCATGCGGGTCATGACGGCGGGCCAGGCGGCATTGCCTGGGTCCTGATCATAGGTGATCTCGGCGAACTGGTCGGCTGCGACGACGGGGGTGAGGAGGCGAGCGGCGCTGGTGGTGCTGATGGTGTAGGCGCCGTTGTTCTTCTTGAGCGTGGACCAGGAGCCGGAGGCGCCCCACATGCCGTTCTCGGATAAGGGATCCTCGACGCCGTTGAAGGTGCTGGTGGCGGTGCTGCCGTTGACGCCTGTGCCATCGCTGCTGCTGGCGACGGTGAAGGCGATGGAGTAGTCGTCGGGGTTGGCGTTGCCGGAGCTGTCCTGGCAGCGGACGGAGTAGCTGTAGCTGTTGCCGTCCTGGAGGCCGGTGATTGGCGTTGCGTGCGCAGTTCCCCCGGTAGTGGTGAAGGTGCTGGTCATCGCTGAGAAGGCGACGCCGGCGGAGGTGGCATAGCGGCAGGTGGCGTTCTCGTCCGTGGTCAGGCTCAGGGTTACCTGCGTGGTTCCCGAGGGCAGAGAGCCGGTGGGTTGTCCAGCGCTGCGCACCGGCGGGGTGGTGTCGGTGGTTCCAGTTCCGGTTCCAGAGAGAGCGCCGCCGGAGAAGGAGAGGATGTGGACGGTGGGGCCGCCGAAGATGGCAGCAGCGATGCCGGGCTGACCTGTGGAGTAGGTGTTGGCCGAGTCGGTGTAGGTGAGCATGAGAGCGCCGTTGAAGTAGACGCGGTGGGTGTTGCCCTGCGATTCGAGGCGCAGGCGGCGGGGAGCGACGCTCACGTCGGTATTGGCTGTGGCGAGCCAGCTGAAGCTCGGGTAGCCGACATCGTCGGTGCGGTAGAGAGTGACTTGACCGTTATAGGCGATGGCGAGGTAGCCGCTGCCGTTGGTTGGGCTCTGCATGCGGGTCATGACGGCGGGCCAGGCGGCATTGCCTGGGTCCTGATCGTAGGTGATCTCGGCGAACTGGTCAGCGCTGACGACGGGCAGCACCAGGCGAGCGGCGCTGGTGGTGCTGGTGGTGTAGGCGCCGTTGTTCTTCTTGAGGGTGGACCAGGAGCCGGAGGCGCTCCACATGCCGTTCTCGGATAAGGGATCCTCGACGCCGCTGAAGGAGCTGGTGGCGGTGCTGCCGCTGACGCCTGTGCCATCACTGCTGCTGGCGACGGTGATGGCGATGGTGTAGTCGTCGGGGTTGGCGTTGCCGGAGCTGTCCTGGCAGCGGACGGAGTAGCTGTAGCTGTTGCCGTCCTGGAGGCCGGTGATCGGAGTTGCGTGCGCAGTTCCCCCGGTAGTGGTGAAGGTGCTGGTCATCGCTGAGAAGGCGACGTCGGCGGAGGTGGCATAGCGGCAGGTGGCGTTCTCGTCCGTGGTCAGGCTCAGGGTTACCTGCGTGGTTCCCGAGGGCAGAGTGCCGCTGGGTTGTCCAGCGCTGCGCACCGGCGGGGTGGTGTCGGGGGTTCCAGTTCCGGTTCCGGAGAGGGCGCCGCCGGAGAAGGAGAGGATGTGGACGGTGGGGCCGCCGAAGATGGCGTCGGCGATGCCGGGCTGACCTGTGGAGTAGGTGTTGGCCGAGTCGGTGTAGGTGAGCATGAGCGCGCCGTTGAAGTAGACGCGGTGGGTGTTGCCCTGCGATTCGAGGCGCAGGCGGCGGGGAGCGACGCTCACGTCGGTGGCGGCCGAAGCAAGTGTGGTGAAGTTTAGGTAGCCGATATCGTCGGTGCGATAGAGGATGACCTGTCCGGCATAGGCGATGGCGAGGTAGCCGCTGCCG
This genomic window contains:
- a CDS encoding alpha/beta hydrolase-fold protein; its protein translation is MMNLLIDWTIRNSSLPDQDATCDPADRGACLRTSLSKRRVWSLNFLVLALAAWFGLGTCISSAHAQSTSLPPTMTVGPYTVDANGVKYYPVTSVYQGSQQQIIRVLEPTNPAPGKPRRFLYVLPVGSGVASLSSAPFSDGLEELRLLDVQDRFNLTLIAPSFNYEPWYGDNVLDPTKRMESFIIDNLVPFGDTLAQGAGTPQRYLIGFSKSGNGVLFLILRHPGVFSAAAAWDSPAQLSDLSAFDALPMNFGTQANYNTYNIPALVSSNAQPFQQQNRLWVSGDQAAWTADMIQLNSQLTAAGIPHTWVQGGVRAHSWGSGWLDGAVTDLDANATLSPPTPGLTPARSGGLPAGALPAGITQVTLSLTTDENATCRYATSAGVAYAAMTSTFTTTGETAHATPITGLQDGGSYSYSVRCQDSSGNANPNDYTIAFTVASSSDGTGVSGSTATSTFSGVEDPLSENGMWGASGSWSTLKKNNGAYTTSSTSAARLVLPVVGTDQFSEITYDQDPGNASWIGVMTRMQSPGNGSGYLAIAYAGQVILYRTDDIGYLNFTTLASAATDVSVAPRRLRLESQGNTHRVYFNGALMLTYTDSANTYSTGQPGIADAIFGGPTVHILSFSGGALSGTGTGTPDTTPPVRSAGQPSGTLPSGTTQVTLSLTTDENATCRYATSADVAFSAMTSTFTTTGGTAHATPITGLQDGNSYSYSVRCQDSSGNANPDDYTIAITVASSSDGTGVSGSTATSSFSGVEDPLSENGMWSASGSWSTLKKNNGAYTTSTTSAARLVLPVVSADQFAEITYDQDPGNAAWPAVMTRMQSPTNGSGYLAIAYNGQVTLYRTDDVGYPSFSWLATANTDVSVAPRRLRLESQGNTHRVYFNGALMLTYTDSANTYSTGQPGIAAAIFGGPTVHILSFSGGALSGTGTGTTDTTPPVRSAGQPTGSLPSGTTQVTLSLTTDENATCRYATSAGVAFSAMTSTFTTTGGTAHATPITGLQDGNSYSYSVRCQDSSGNANPDDYSIAFTVASSSDGTGVNGSTATSTFNGVEDPLSENGMWGASGSWSTLKKNNGAYTISTTSAARLLTPVVAADQFAEITYDQDPGNAAWPAVMTRMQGPTNGSGYLAIAYNGQVTLYRTDDVGYPSFNGVASANTDISVAPRRLRLESQGNTHRVYFNGALMLTYTDSANTYSTGQPGIAAAIFGGPTVHILSFSGGALSGNRSGGGTTDTTPPVRTGGQPTGSLPSGTTQVTLSLTTDENATCRYATSAGVAFSAMTSTFTTTGGTAHATPITGLQDGGSYSYSVRCQDSSGNANPDDYSIAFSVANSTSGTGANGSTATSTFNGVEDPLSENGMWGASGSWSTLKKNNGAYTTSTTSAARLLTPVVAADQFAEITYDQDPGNASWPAVMTRMQSATNGSGYLAIAYNGQVTLYRTDDVGYPSFSWLASANVDVSVAPRRLRLESQGNTHRVYFNGALMLTYIDSANTYSTGQPGIAAAIFGGPTVHILSFSGGAL